A portion of the Carcharodon carcharias isolate sCarCar2 chromosome 18, sCarCar2.pri, whole genome shotgun sequence genome contains these proteins:
- the stx19 gene encoding syntaxin-19, protein MRDRLQELRQRAKEAELKIRNEGEESKQTEDSIDFKQQAIIFEKEPVIEDFLLGAQRIQDEINELNNDIKKLSRQSTTMSSTRRFSIIKKDNSTLIKDIKVRVESIYKHLDTIQKDTQQSEAEAGVDAMISRMKRTQYSILLKQYQVAMSDFNIVLNKKQENCKKFIQRQLEVVGKEVSEEELNNMVEHDKWYIFNENFLSDVKITKGHLNEIENRHKELINLENQIKELQDLFMQISLLVQEQGDFLNNIERAVLNTKEYTEKGRDEIKLAVKFTKKNLCRKLCCWCFPCCI, encoded by the coding sequence ATGAGGGATCGCCTTCAAGAGCTTCGACAACGGGCAAAAGAAGCAGAACTTAAGATAAGAAATGAAGGTGAAGAAAGCAAACAAACAGAAGACAGTATAGACTTTAAACAGCAGGCCATTATTTTTGAAAAGGAGCCAGTCATAGAGGACTTCTTATTGGGTGCTCAGCGAATTCAAGATGAAATCAATGAACTAAACAATGATATAAAGAAACTGAGTCGACAGAGCACCACCATGTCTTCCACACGTCGGTTCAGCATTATAAAAAAAGACAATTCCACCCTCATTAAAGACATTAAAGTCCGAGTCGAATCCATCTACAAACACTTAGACACCATTCAAAAGGACACACAACAATCAGAAGCAGAGGCTGGAGTGGATGCAATGATCTCAAGAATGAAGAGGACACAATATTCAATATTGTTAAAGCAGTATCAGGTAGCAATGTCAGACTTTAATATTGTTTTAAATAAAAAGCAAGAAAACTGCAAGAAATTTATTCAACGTCAGCTTGAAGTTGTTGGAAAGGAAGTATCAGAAGAGGAGCTGAACAACATGGTGGAGCATGACAAATGGTACATTTTCAACGAGAACTTCCTCAGTGATGTCAAAATTACTAAAGGACATCTGAACGAAATTGAGAATCGCCACAAGGAACTGATCAACCTTGAAAATCAAATCAAAGAGCTACAAGATCTCTTCATGCAGATTTCGCTTTTGGTACAGGAGCAAGGGGACTTTCTTAACAACATTGAAAGAGCAGTGCTGAACACAAAAGAATACACGGAAAAGGGCAGGGATGAAATCAAACTAGCAGTAAAATTCACAAAGAAAAATCTATGCCGAAAGttgtgctgctggtgtttcccttgttGCATTTGA